One Nitrososphaerales archaeon DNA window includes the following coding sequences:
- a CDS encoding succinate dehydrogenase, with product MREGTIMNIHYITGLAAIILVGIHIMFRLIVPYGESLQYENVIANYQNLPYAIVLELILVTVAIHGFNGLRVVLIELKQGSHWETGVKWGCVTAAVAIIAYGSRTILLASMTGAI from the coding sequence ATGCGAGAAGGTACCATAATGAATATACATTACATAACTGGACTCGCCGCAATCATATTGGTTGGCATACACATAATGTTCAGGTTGATAGTACCATATGGTGAAAGTTTGCAGTACGAAAATGTTATAGCTAATTATCAGAATTTGCCATATGCGATAGTCCTGGAATTGATACTTGTAACTGTAGCGATCCATGGATTCAACGGTTTACGTGTAGTGCTCATAGAACTGAAGCAGGGTAGTCACTGGGAAACTGGTGTGAAGTGGGGCTGTGTAACCGCTGCTGTAGCCATTATTGCTTATGGTAGTAGAACCATACTCCTTGCAAGCATGACGGGAGCAATATGA
- a CDS encoding succinate dehydrogenase iron-sulfur subunit → MAKNVRLKVYRHIPGQDSPHYDMYEVPAERWTTVLDALLYAKAYKDHSIAIRYSCRMASCGSCGMMINGIPRLACYTKIDELNMDTITCEPLSNYPIIRDLVGDFTTFFKHHSDMKPYIINDIEIDEKTREFLQSPEDLDKFLQFSYCIKCGLCYSACPVVATDTKFPGPQALAQMYRYFADNRDQASDERLKIVDNRHGIWRCHFAGSCSKVCPKGVDPALGIQLLRGYMMGFSKKEKKEPKLLRKT, encoded by the coding sequence ATGGCAAAGAATGTTAGACTAAAGGTGTATAGACATATTCCAGGACAGGATTCGCCGCACTACGATATGTATGAAGTTCCAGCCGAACGCTGGACTACCGTTTTGGATGCATTACTTTATGCCAAGGCTTACAAAGATCATTCGATAGCAATACGCTACTCATGTAGAATGGCTTCGTGTGGCTCCTGCGGTATGATGATCAATGGAATACCAAGATTGGCATGTTATACGAAGATAGACGAGCTTAATATGGATACTATTACATGTGAACCGTTATCCAACTATCCTATCATACGAGACCTAGTTGGTGATTTTACTACCTTCTTCAAGCACCACAGCGATATGAAACCGTATATCATAAACGACATTGAAATCGATGAAAAAACTAGGGAATTCTTGCAGAGCCCTGAAGATTTGGACAAGTTCCTGCAATTTTCATACTGCATAAAATGCGGCCTTTGCTATTCCGCATGCCCCGTGGTAGCTACGGATACGAAATTTCCAGGGCCGCAAGCCTTAGCACAGATGTATAGGTATTTCGCGGACAACAGGGATCAGGCCTCGGATGAAAGGCTGAAAATAGTAGACAATAGGCATGGTATTTGGCGATGCCATTTTGCTGGCTCTTGCAGCAAAGTATGTCCAAAAGGTGTGGATCCTGCATTGGGAATACAGCTTCTTAGGGGTTATATGATGGGTTTTTCGAAAAAGGAAAAGAAGGAGCCCAAACTCTTGAGAAAAACTTGA
- a CDS encoding iron-sulfur cluster assembly protein — MSGDLQQIRRKIFDELTKIVDPEINVSIMELQLIDNIDITDGNVKVDLHLTSPFCPAVFGFKIAQDIKDNLEKIDGIHKVMVNVSNHFMAEAINKQVNEGKRGNSTAVYDK; from the coding sequence ATGAGTGGAGATCTGCAGCAAATAAGAAGAAAGATCTTTGATGAATTAACTAAGATAGTGGATCCTGAAATCAATGTGTCAATAATGGAATTGCAACTGATAGATAACATAGATATTACCGATGGAAATGTGAAGGTGGATTTGCATCTTACCAGTCCGTTCTGTCCTGCGGTTTTTGGATTTAAGATCGCTCAGGATATAAAGGACAATTTAGAGAAAATTGACGGCATACACAAGGTTATGGTGAATGTTAGTAATCACTTCATGGCTGAAGCAATAAACAAACAGGTTAACGAGGGCAAGAGAGGTAATAGCACGGCTGTTTACGACAAGTAG
- a CDS encoding RNA-guided pseudouridylation complex pseudouridine synthase subunit Cbf5, whose product MYDSETFDMIDLPQFKQLMKLDEDTTDDRYGHYPDRRPIQELLDYGLIPIDKPAGPTSHEVVAWVKRILQIEKAGHSGTLDPPATGLLPIGLGEGTKALSALLFGPKEYYALARLHATVSSERLRSVAKEFVGEIYQRPPQRSSVKREVRIRNVYELDVMEESGRLILLHVLCQAGTYIRKIIYDIGEVLGCGATMVELRRTRVSNLDESTGLVRLHDLADAYNIWKETGKEDKLRDLVQPIEISLGIVKAVIIRDSAVDALCHGAQLAMPGLLKIPRDLKKNDFVGVYTLKGEIVGLAEAAMSAQEIVEADKGIAFNIKRIIMKPDTYPKSWRTRAIGATQ is encoded by the coding sequence ATGTACGATAGTGAAACATTTGATATGATAGATTTGCCGCAGTTCAAGCAATTAATGAAGTTGGATGAGGATACTACAGACGACAGGTATGGACATTACCCGGATCGGAGACCAATACAGGAACTCCTCGACTATGGTCTAATACCGATAGATAAACCTGCAGGTCCTACAAGCCACGAGGTTGTTGCATGGGTAAAACGAATTCTTCAAATAGAAAAAGCTGGTCATAGTGGTACGCTGGATCCCCCTGCTACAGGTTTGCTTCCAATCGGTCTGGGCGAAGGCACTAAAGCTCTCAGCGCACTGTTATTTGGACCGAAAGAATACTATGCTTTAGCAAGATTGCATGCAACCGTTTCCAGCGAAAGATTGAGATCTGTTGCCAAAGAATTCGTAGGAGAAATTTACCAGAGACCACCTCAACGTTCATCTGTAAAAAGGGAAGTCAGGATAAGAAATGTTTACGAACTTGACGTTATGGAAGAAAGTGGTCGATTGATTCTACTGCACGTATTATGTCAGGCGGGCACCTACATACGAAAAATAATCTATGACATCGGAGAAGTGTTAGGCTGTGGAGCCACTATGGTGGAATTAAGAAGAACCCGTGTCAGTAACTTGGATGAAAGCACTGGCCTAGTCAGGTTGCATGATCTTGCAGATGCTTACAATATATGGAAGGAAACTGGTAAGGAGGACAAATTAAGGGATCTGGTGCAGCCCATCGAGATATCACTGGGAATAGTAAAAGCCGTTATAATCCGGGATTCAGCGGTAGACGCGCTTTGTCATGGCGCACAGCTTGCCATGCCAGGCCTGCTCAAGATACCTCGGGATTTGAAGAAGAACGATTTTGTTGGTGTGTATACATTAAAGGGAGAGATCGTAGGACTGGCAGAAGCTGCGATGTCTGCGCAGGAGATAGTTGAAGCTGATAAAGGGATAGCATTCAACATAAAGCGTATAATTATGAAACCGGATACGTACCCAAAATCATGGAGAACTAGGGCGATCGGCGCAACTCAATAA
- a CDS encoding cytidylate kinase family protein encodes MAHSIIISGLPAVGKTTIARVIADKFNLKHYSGGDVLKEMAIGKGYSLSGNDWWDTEQGIKFLGERKTNPNFDKQVDEKLVQASNRGGVVITSYTLPWLAGDAVKFWLKASKENRAKRMAKRDNISYDEALKIVSMRDEENKKLYFDLYGIKFGEDLSVFDYVINTDQLDIDGVIDITCTIVKHLI; translated from the coding sequence ACCACTATAGCGAGGGTAATAGCAGACAAATTTAATCTGAAACATTATTCAGGTGGTGATGTGCTAAAGGAGATGGCTATAGGGAAAGGTTACTCTTTGTCTGGGAATGATTGGTGGGATACGGAGCAAGGAATAAAGTTTCTAGGAGAGCGCAAAACCAACCCGAACTTTGACAAGCAGGTTGATGAAAAGCTGGTACAGGCATCTAATAGAGGGGGCGTTGTCATAACCAGTTATACGTTGCCATGGTTGGCTGGTGATGCCGTAAAGTTCTGGCTAAAGGCCTCTAAGGAGAATAGGGCCAAAAGGATGGCGAAGCGTGATAATATTTCATACGACGAAGCACTGAAGATCGTTTCTATGCGTGATGAAGAGAACAAGAAATTGTATTTTGACCTTTATGGTATAAAATTCGGGGAAGACCTTTCTGTGTTCGATTATGTTATCAACACTGATCAGTTAGATATAGATGGCGTAATCGATATTACATGTACGATAGTGAAACATTTGATATGA